A genomic window from Salvelinus sp. IW2-2015 linkage group LG13, ASM291031v2, whole genome shotgun sequence includes:
- the hmg20b gene encoding SWI/SNF-related matrix-associated actin-dependent regulator of chromatin subfamily E member 1-related isoform X2: MGGVKQEQNDGPPPRGTQSSDAVQEEPVKKRGWPKGKKRKKVLPNGPKAPVTGYVRFLNERREQIRAKHPDLPFPEITKRLGAEWSRLAPHDKQRFLDEAEREKLQYARELREYQQSEAYQITSAKIQDKKVKRESPSVIINANSSGSAALKGSDHLSNRFDVPIFTEEFLDQNKAREAELRRLRKANVEFEEQNAVLQKHISDMYSAKERLEAELGQDELRTQALHRHLLAIKHTLVSSLSTVALPGTGETPSLGTLDSYLSRLSGTLESNPHEHRALLAQLHDVLSHLDSEKL; the protein is encoded by the exons CCTGTGAAGAAGAGAGGTTGGCCCAAGGGTAAGAAGAGAAAGAAGGTGTTGCCCAATGGTCCCAAGGCACCAGTGACAGGATATGTGCGTTTCCTGAATGAACGGCGGGAGCAGATCCGTGCCAAGCACCCCGACCTGCCCTTTCCAGAAATCACCAAGAGGCTGGGCGCAGAGTGGAGCCGCTTAGCACCTCATGACAAGCAG CGCTTCCTGGAtgaggcagagcgagagaagcTGCAGTATGCCCGGGAGCTGAGAGAATACCAACAGAGTGAGGCCTATCAGATCACCAGTGCCAAGATCCAGGACAAGAAGGTCAAGAGAG AGTCTCCATCTGTCATTATCAATGCTAACAGTTCTGGATCAGCTGCTCTGAAG GGTTCAGATCATCTGTCCAACAGATTTGATGTTCCAATATTTACAGAGGAATTCCTGGACCAGAACAAGG CCCGGGAAGCGGAGCTGCGGCGTTTACGCAAAGCAAATGTGGAGTTTGAGGAGCAGAACGCAGTGTTGCAgaagcacatttcagacatgtacAGCGCTAAAGAGAGACTGGAAGCTGAACTGGGGCAGGATGAGCTCCGGACGCAGGCTCTGCACAGGCACCTGCTGGCCATCAAACACACCCTCGTCAGCAGCCTGTCCACTGTGGCCCTGCCAG GCACAGGTGAGACCCCCTCTCTTGGTACCCTGGACTCTTACCTGAGTCGCCTGAGTGGTACTCTGGAGAGCAATCCTCATGAGCACCGTGCCTTGCTGGCTCAGCTTCACGATGTCCTTTCTCACCTTGACAG TGAGAAACTATGA
- the hmg20b gene encoding SWI/SNF-related matrix-associated actin-dependent regulator of chromatin subfamily E member 1-related isoform X1 — protein MGGVKQEQNDGPPPRGTQSSDAVQEEPVKKRGWPKGKKRKKVLPNGPKAPVTGYVRFLNERREQIRAKHPDLPFPEITKRLGAEWSRLAPHDKQRFLDEAEREKLQYARELREYQQSEAYQITSAKIQDKKVKREESPSVIINANSSGSAALKGSDHLSNRFDVPIFTEEFLDQNKAREAELRRLRKANVEFEEQNAVLQKHISDMYSAKERLEAELGQDELRTQALHRHLLAIKHTLVSSLSTVALPGTGETPSLGTLDSYLSRLSGTLESNPHEHRALLAQLHDVLSHLDSEKL, from the exons CCTGTGAAGAAGAGAGGTTGGCCCAAGGGTAAGAAGAGAAAGAAGGTGTTGCCCAATGGTCCCAAGGCACCAGTGACAGGATATGTGCGTTTCCTGAATGAACGGCGGGAGCAGATCCGTGCCAAGCACCCCGACCTGCCCTTTCCAGAAATCACCAAGAGGCTGGGCGCAGAGTGGAGCCGCTTAGCACCTCATGACAAGCAG CGCTTCCTGGAtgaggcagagcgagagaagcTGCAGTATGCCCGGGAGCTGAGAGAATACCAACAGAGTGAGGCCTATCAGATCACCAGTGCCAAGATCCAGGACAAGAAGGTCAAGAGAG AAGAGTCTCCATCTGTCATTATCAATGCTAACAGTTCTGGATCAGCTGCTCTGAAG GGTTCAGATCATCTGTCCAACAGATTTGATGTTCCAATATTTACAGAGGAATTCCTGGACCAGAACAAGG CCCGGGAAGCGGAGCTGCGGCGTTTACGCAAAGCAAATGTGGAGTTTGAGGAGCAGAACGCAGTGTTGCAgaagcacatttcagacatgtacAGCGCTAAAGAGAGACTGGAAGCTGAACTGGGGCAGGATGAGCTCCGGACGCAGGCTCTGCACAGGCACCTGCTGGCCATCAAACACACCCTCGTCAGCAGCCTGTCCACTGTGGCCCTGCCAG GCACAGGTGAGACCCCCTCTCTTGGTACCCTGGACTCTTACCTGAGTCGCCTGAGTGGTACTCTGGAGAGCAATCCTCATGAGCACCGTGCCTTGCTGGCTCAGCTTCACGATGTCCTTTCTCACCTTGACAG TGAGAAACTATGA